The following DNA comes from Limnobacter sp. SAORIC-580.
CGATTCAGGAGCGGTTCATGTCTTTGCTGGTGGCCCAATTGAAAAACCAGGATCCACTGGCCCCCATGGACAACGCTCAGGTGACCAGCCAAATGGCGCAATTGAATACTGTCACCGGCATCAACACACTGAACGCCACCATGGAAGGTGTGGCGGCTTCGATCAACGCCAACCAAACCGTGCAAGCCACCAGCATGCTGGGCCGCGCGGTGCTGACTGAAGGCAACGACCTGAAACTGGTGGATGGCAAGGCCGTGGGATCCATGGAATTGAACCAGAGCGCCGACATTTTGCGCGTGAATGTACTGGACGCAGGTGCGAATGTAGTGCGCACCATCGAACTGGGTCCGCAATCCAAAGGCACGCACGAGTTTGAGTGGGACGGCAAAAGCAACGACGGCAGCACCCTGCCCGCGGGCAACTACAAATTTGAGATTGAAGCAAAAGCAGCAGGCAAGGACGCCAGCGTCACACCACTGACCCTGTCCGTGGTTCAGGGCGTGCGCAACGCAGGCGCGGAAGGTACCAAACTTTTAACCAGCAATGGCAGCGAAATTACATTCGCCGACATCAAGCAGGTTTTCTAATTTAAAGATTTTTCCAAGGAGTCAAGCATGGCTTTTTCAGCAGGTGGTAGTTTCCAGCAGGGTTTGAGTGGTCTGAACGCAGCGCAGCGCGGTTTGGAAGTCATTGCAAACAACGTGTCCAACGCCAGTGTGGTCGGCTTTAAAGGATCGGAGGCAGAGTTCTCAGATGTGTTCGCCCGCGCGTTCAATGGCGCACGTTCCACCAACGGCATCGGCTTGGGTACCAGCCTTGCAGCGGTTACGCAAAACTTCAAGCAGGGCAATATCAATGTGACCGGTAACCCTTTGGACCTGGCCATCAGTGGCACCGGTTTCTTCAAGGTGCAGGCTGGCAATGGTGACAATATTTACACCCGCAACGGTCAATTCACTTTGAACAATGAAGGCGTCATCGTGAACTCCCGTGGCGACAAACTGCAAGGCTTCCCCGTGGATGCAGCCACTGGCCGCCCCTCCGATGTTGCCCAGGATATTCTGGTGCCACGCGGCAGCATTCCGCCTGCTGCCACCCGTTCCGCCAACCTTGACCTGAACCTGGATGCACGTGCCACGGCAATTGATCCTGCATTGGCTTTCGATCCGGCAAATTTGAACACCTTCAACAATTCAACGTCGATGACGGTGTATGACGAATTGGGTGGTGCACACATCATGGCCATTTACATGCGCAAAGAAGCCTCGAATGACTGGTCGGTGTTTGCAACGGTCGACGGTACTCAGGTCGACGTTGGCACCGCGCCCGTGGCTGTAACCACAGCACCCGCGCAATCCACAGCGGCCAGCTTGCAATATGGCGTTGACGGTCTGTTGACTACCCCCAACAGCGGAAATCTGACAGTTGACATGTCACGTTTCGTGACCGCAAGTGGTGTGCCTTTCTCTTCGACTGGCACAGCCCCAAACCAATACACGTTCGACATGAGCAACACCACCCAGTATGGAAGCTCGTTTGTGGTTCAAAACCTGGGGCAGGATGGTTATGAGTCCTCACCTTTTGCAGGTTTTGATGTGGGTGCTGACGGCATGTTGACCATCAGCTACGCCAACGGCCAGTTGGTGAACCACGCACAAATCGGTTTGTATCGTTTTCCGAATCCGGAAGGCTTGCAGCCAGTTGGGTCGAATGGCTGGTTGGCCACCAACTCCTCGGGACCTGAATTGGTTTCGCTGAGCGAAGACACCGCATTCGGCATTATCCAGTCGGGTGCTTTGGAAGAATCGAACATTGATTTGACGGCTGAACTGGTGGCCATGATTTCCGCACAGCGCGTGTATCAGGCCAACTCACAGACCATTAAAACGCAAGATTCAATTTTCCAGACCATCACCAACCTTCGTTAATGTGAACTGAAGCGGGATCGCAAGAATGGACAAACTGATTTTCCTGGCCGCCCAAGCCGCCAAAGGCACAATGTCTCGCCAAGAGAACATTGCCAACAACCTGGCCAACGTGAACACGCCCGGGTTTAGGCAACAACTCATGGCGTTTCAAAGCGCGCCTGTGACAGGCGAGGGCAGTGGTTCCAGAAGCTTTGCGGTGGAAACCAGCATTGGCTTTGACACCACGCCAGGACAAATTCAGTCCACGGGGCGGGAAATGGACGTGGCCATTCAAGGCGAGGGCTGGTTTGCAGTCAACGACGCGAAAGGCAATGAAGCCTACACTCGCAATGGCTCCTTTCAGCTGGATGGGCAGGGCAATCTGGTGACCCAGGAAGGTTATTCAGTCATCGGCAGCAACGGCCCCATCAACGTGCCGCCCGACCATCGCTTGTCATTTGAAGGCGATGGATCCGTTTCTGCAATTCCCATCAGTGGCGACACCAATGTAGTTCAACTGGGTCGATTGAAGCTGGTCAACATTCCCGAAGGTGAAATCAATCGCGGCGACGATGGCTTGTTCCGCGCCGCCAACGGCGATCCTGCTGAAGCCGATTTGAATGTGCGTGTGGCTGGTGGCTTTATTGAATCGAGCAATGTGAATGCAGTGGACATGATGGTGCAAATGATCACCGCTGCCCGCCAGTATGAAACCCAAATGAAAATGATCAGCACGGCCAAAGAAAACGGCCAGGCCGCCAACAGCCTGTTTGGCATGAATTAAGGAGAAAACCATCATGATGCGTTCTTTGTGGATTGCAAAAACAGGCCTGGATGCCCAGCAAACCCAGCTGGATGTCATTTCAAACAACCTGGCCAACACAGCCACCAACGGCTTTAAACGCTCGCGTGCCGTGTTCGAAGATTTGCTGTATCAAACACTTCGACAGCCCGGTGCACAAACCACCGAGCAAACTCAGGTGCCATCCGGCTTGCAGATTGGTACCGGCGTAAAGCCTGTTTCTACCGTGCGAAATTTTGCGCAGGGCAACCTGCAGCAAACCGGCAACACACTTGATGTGGCGATTAACGGTCAGGGCTTTTTCCAGGTTCAAATGCCCGATGGCACCACCAGCTACACCCGCGATGGCAGCATTCAGATTGATGCCAACGGCACACTGGTCACTTCCAACGGATACCCAATTCTTGGCCCGGTCACCATTCCGCAAGGCGTTCAGGAAATCTCGATTTCTCAAGACGGTGTTGTTTCCGCGGTGGTGCAGGGTCAGGTTCAACCCCAGGAATTGGGTCAAATCCAATTGGCCAGTTTTGTAAACCCGGCGGGCTTGTTCAGCATGGGCCAAAACCTGTACTCCGAAACAGCAGCCTCTGGCGCACCCACCCAGGCGGTGGCGGGCACCAACGGTGTGGGTTTTGTGTCCCAAGGTTTCGTGGAAACATCCAACGTGAACGTGGTGGAAGAGCTGGTGGGTTTGATCCAGGCCCAGCGTGCTTACGAAATCAATTCCAAGGCAATCTCGACATCAGACCAGATGTTACAGCGCTTATCTCAGCTTTGATTCTTGAAACATTGGGCACACTGAATGTGTTCTGATGGAGTGTATGGCATGAAAAGATTGATACTAATCGGTTTAACGGCAGCGTTCTCGATAACTTTAGGGGCTTGTTCAACTTTCGCACCGAAAGTAGACATGCCTGCTCAAACCACCGTGCCGCAGCCGGTTCAGCAGCCAGCCCAGGTGGCCATGGCTGCACCCACAGGCAGCTTGTACAGCCCGGCCACTTATCGCCCCTTGTTTGAAGACCAGCGCGCCCGCTTTTTGGGTGACACGCTGACCATTCAAATCATCGAACAAATCAATGCCGCACAAACCAACTCCATGAGTGCCTCCCGCAGCGATTCTGCCAGCATTGATGTACCACTCATTCAGGGTTTCTTTGGCAGTCGAGATTTGCGCGCCATCAATGGCAGTGCCAGTAGCGACAAAGACTTTTCTGGCGAAGGCTCCAGCCGCGCCGCAAATACCCTGACCGGTTCCATCACAGTATCGGTTGCAAGCGTGTTGCCCAATGGAAATTTACAGGTGGTGGGCGAAAAACAGATTGGTACCAACCGCGAAGTGGAGTATTTGAAATTCAGTGGTGTGGTAAACCCCATCACCATTTTGCCCGGCAATGTGGTGCCCAGCACCAAGGTGGCCGATGCCCGCATTGAATACCGCGGAAAAGGAGCTTTGGACTCTGCCACAGCCATGGGCTGGCTAAGCCGCTTTTTCCTGACCGTATTGCCTTTCTGAACTGGACCACACCATGAAACGCATTTCCTTCCCGGAACTGAAAGACCGAATCATCAAAGCCGCCGTGTTGGCACTGACCGCCGCTGCGGTGATGGCATTTGGTACGCAGGCAGACGCACAAACCCGAATTCGTGACTTGGTCACTGTTTCTGGCGTGCGCGCCAACCCGGTGTATGGCTACGGTATTGTGATTGGTCTGGATGGCACTGGCGATCAAACCACGCAAACGCCGTTTACCAGTCAAAGCATTGTGTCCATGCTGCAGCAATCTGGCATTACCTTGCCCCCAGGCGCCAATTTGCAGCTGAAAAATGTGGCCTCAGTCATGGTCACTGCCAATTTGCCAGCCTTTGCTCAGCCCGGCCAAGCGATCGATGTAACTGTCTCGTCAATCGGCAATGCAAAAAGCCTGCGTGGTGGCATGTTGCTCATGACCCCCTTGAAAGGTGCTGATGGCCAGGTGTACGCCTTGGCCCAAGGCCAACTGATTGTGGGTGGTGCAGGTGCCTCTGCGGGGGGCTCCAAAACCGTGATCAACCATTTGTCGGCAGGTCGCATTCCAGCGGGTGCCTTGGTTGAACGTGAGGTGGCCTCGCCTTTCCTGCTTGGTGAAACCTTGCAGCTTGAGTTGACCAGCACCGATTTCTCCAACGCCATTCGCGTGGCCGAGGCGATCAACAACAACATGGGCCCGAATGTGGCTCAAGCGCTGGATGGCCGCACCATCAAGGTTCGTGCACCTTCCAACCCCAACGACCGCGTGGCATTTTTGTCGCGTGTTCAAGAATTGAGTATCAACAAAGCCATGGGAAGCGCCAAGGTGATTGTGAATGCACGCACGGGGTCTGTGGTCATGAACCAGGCCGTGATGCTTGAAAGCTGTGCTGTGGCGCACGGCAACCTCACCGTGAAAATAACTTCTACCCCAGTCATTTCCCAGCCTGCACCGTTTGGTCAGGGTGAAACTGTGGTCACTGAAGTGGCCGATATTCAAATTTCCGAAGCCGGTGGCGAGTTGATCGAAATCAAGGGCGCTGCGCAGTTGTCTGATGTGGTCAAAGCACTGAACGCTTTGGGCGCAACCCCAAGCGATCTGATTTCCATTTTGCAGGCCATGCAAACTGCTGGCAGCCTGAAAGCCGAACTCGAGGTGATCTAAATGACGCCATTGTCGAACAATCCGGTGGATACCCAACAAATGCTGTCGATGGATTCCCGCAGCCTGGAGGGTTTGAAGCGTGGCGCGCGCGCAGAGCGTGGCAGCGAGGAATTCAATGCGGCGATCGACAAAGTGGCTGTTCAGTTCGAGTCTATTTTTTTACAAATGGCTTTGAAGAGCATGCGGGATGCCACCCCGGAAGGTGGCTTGTTCACCGACTCCAGCACCAAAACTTACCAAGGCATGTACGACCAGGAACTGGTGCAAAAATTGTCGGGCAAGGGTTTGGGGCTGGCCAGTGAGATTGCCAGGCAGTTGAAAGCCGGTGCTGGCGTGGGTGGTGAGCAAACCATTTTCCCGCCGGGACAAGTTAAAAAAGACTTCCCCTCAACTTTCCCGAAAACCGACCGTTAAGTCGTTCAAGACACCAAAGGATCCTGAATTATGTCGAACTCGGTCTACGGAATTGCGCTCAGCGGCCTGAATGCGGCCCGGGCAGGGCTATCCACCACCTCGCACAACATTGCGAACAGCAACACCGTTGGTTTTAATCGCCAGCAGGTGATCCAGCAGTCGCGCCCGTCCACAGGCAGCGACATTGGCTTCATTGGGCAAGGTGTCGATATTGCCTCGGTACAGCGGGTGTATTCCGATTTCATCAATTCGCAGGAACAGAAAGCCACGTCCGACGCTGCTTTTTACAACGCCAAGGCGCAGCAAATTGCGCGTGTAGATGCGATGATCGCGGATGATGCCTCGGGCTTATCAAGCGCTTTGAGTATTTTCTTTGGTGCGGCACAAACGCTGTCGACCAACCCGGCCGATCTGGCTGCCCGCCAAAACTATTTGTCGTCTGCGGAAACCCTGAGTTCACGCTTCAACGGTTTGAACACGGTGATGGACGAACTGCGCAGTGCCACCAACTTGAAGGTGCGCGACACGGTTGAGCAACTGAACAACGCCACATCGCAGATTGCTGCTTTGAACAACCAGATTGTGACTGCCCAGAACCAAACATCCAACGGCGGGCCTCCCAATGATTTGATGGACCGCCGGGACAAATTGATTCTTGAATTGTCCGAGCAGGTGCAAACTACCCGCGTGGACATGGCGGATGGTTCGACCAACCTGTTTCTGGCGAATGGCCAGTCGTTGGTTATTGGTACTACCCAGTTCAAAGTACAAACTCAGGTGGATCCTCAAGACCCACAAAACCTGCTGGTGGGAATGACCACCAATGTGAATGGCCAAGATCGCCTGTTGGCATTCGATTCAAGTAGTTTGGGCAATGGTGCCTTGGCCGGTTTTCTCAGTTTCCGGGAAGATGAGCTGACCGAATACCAAAACACCATTGGCTTGTTGGCTGCGCGAATTGGCCAAACCGTCAACGACATTCAAACAGCGGGTGTCGACCTGGACAACAATCCGGCCAGTGCACTGTTCAGCTTCGGCAGCAGCGGCAGTTTTGTGGACGATATTTCCCGCGTTGTTCCCAATGTGAACAACAGCACGGTGAACCCCACGCAGGTTACCTTGCGTGGTCTTGATTTGTCCAAGCTGGGTCCCGCTGAGTACGAAGTTCAAATTGTGGGTAGCCAACCACGCTATCGCGAAGTGGGCTCGGATGGCCCGTTTGTTCCCGCCAACCTGGTGACCGATCCCGGTGGTGACTACTATGAAATTCGCGATCCTGCCGGAGCACCCTTGCTCAGCTTTCAGTTGAACAATGCCACACCTCAGGAAGGTGATCGTTTCGTGTTGATGCCGGTGCGCGAAGCCGCATTGAATATGCGCACAGCACTTGACCGTCCATCGGAAGTTGCAGCCTCGTCGGCCGTGAATCCCAGTATCGGTAACAACGAGAACATTCTGGCGGTGGCCGCATTACAAAATTCACGCACCTTGTTTCAGTCTAACAACTCGGCAGGTGTTTCCATTTCGGATGGCTTTAACCAACTGGTCAGCCGTGTAGGCAACAAAACACGTGAATTTAATTTGGCCGCGGAATCGCGCGAAACCGTGTTGAACCAGGTGGCCGATTCACGCGATGCCTTGCAGGGCGTGAACATGGACGAAGAGGCCGCCAACCTGATCAAGTTTCAGCAGGCCTACCAAGCCTCGGGCCGGGTGATTTCATTGTCCAAAGAATTGTTTGATCAAATCCTCAGCATGTTCTGATCGGGTTTCAAGGAAAAATTATGGCAATCGGCAGAATCAGCACCAACCAGTACTTCAAGCTCAGCACAGATCGCATGAGCAAGCAGCAGTCTGAACTGGTAAAAATACAGGGGCAGTTGGCAACCGGGCAGCGCGTGTTGAAACCATCGGATGACCCTTTGGCCATGTCGGTGGCCTTGGGTGCGAAGGCGGGTGTTAAAACCATCGACAGCTACCAAAGCAACATCACTTACGTGAACAACCAGCTGGGTCAGATGGATGTGGCCTTGCAGTCCGCTTCCGACATCATGGTGTCCATCAAGGAAGCATTTCTGCAGGCGGGTAACGCCGCGCTTAGCCCAGCCGACCGTGAAATTATTGCGCAAGACATTGAAGGACGCATGGAAGAGTTGCGTGGCATCGCCAACCGCACCGACGCCAATGGTTACTACATGTTCTCCGGCACTTTCCAGGATCAGGAGCCATTTCAGACGCCTGGCGGCGCAGTCACCGGTACTTTCCTTGAAACCACCACTGCGGCAGCCGGTGAGGCTGTGATTGG
Coding sequences within:
- the flgE gene encoding flagellar hook protein FlgE, yielding MAFSAGGSFQQGLSGLNAAQRGLEVIANNVSNASVVGFKGSEAEFSDVFARAFNGARSTNGIGLGTSLAAVTQNFKQGNINVTGNPLDLAISGTGFFKVQAGNGDNIYTRNGQFTLNNEGVIVNSRGDKLQGFPVDAATGRPSDVAQDILVPRGSIPPAATRSANLDLNLDARATAIDPALAFDPANLNTFNNSTSMTVYDELGGAHIMAIYMRKEASNDWSVFATVDGTQVDVGTAPVAVTTAPAQSTAASLQYGVDGLLTTPNSGNLTVDMSRFVTASGVPFSSTGTAPNQYTFDMSNTTQYGSSFVVQNLGQDGYESSPFAGFDVGADGMLTISYANGQLVNHAQIGLYRFPNPEGLQPVGSNGWLATNSSGPELVSLSEDTAFGIIQSGALEESNIDLTAELVAMISAQRVYQANSQTIKTQDSIFQTITNLR
- the flgG gene encoding flagellar basal-body rod protein FlgG produces the protein MMRSLWIAKTGLDAQQTQLDVISNNLANTATNGFKRSRAVFEDLLYQTLRQPGAQTTEQTQVPSGLQIGTGVKPVSTVRNFAQGNLQQTGNTLDVAINGQGFFQVQMPDGTTSYTRDGSIQIDANGTLVTSNGYPILGPVTIPQGVQEISISQDGVVSAVVQGQVQPQELGQIQLASFVNPAGLFSMGQNLYSETAASGAPTQAVAGTNGVGFVSQGFVETSNVNVVEELVGLIQAQRAYEINSKAISTSDQMLQRLSQL
- the flgF gene encoding flagellar basal-body rod protein FlgF, whose translation is MDKLIFLAAQAAKGTMSRQENIANNLANVNTPGFRQQLMAFQSAPVTGEGSGSRSFAVETSIGFDTTPGQIQSTGREMDVAIQGEGWFAVNDAKGNEAYTRNGSFQLDGQGNLVTQEGYSVIGSNGPINVPPDHRLSFEGDGSVSAIPISGDTNVVQLGRLKLVNIPEGEINRGDDGLFRAANGDPAEADLNVRVAGGFIESSNVNAVDMMVQMITAARQYETQMKMISTAKENGQAANSLFGMN
- the flgL gene encoding flagellar hook-associated protein FlgL; its protein translation is MAIGRISTNQYFKLSTDRMSKQQSELVKIQGQLATGQRVLKPSDDPLAMSVALGAKAGVKTIDSYQSNITYVNNQLGQMDVALQSASDIMVSIKEAFLQAGNAALSPADREIIAQDIEGRMEELRGIANRTDANGYYMFSGTFQDQEPFQTPGGAVTGTFLETTTAAAGEAVIGREIQVASGRFVNLSITGQDAFVDPNTNEDAFAILRDAVALLRNPAYPNGQEGATPQDTYLRAFNDKGAQLDEIFDQVQISRTKVGVRLREVETLQQINQSAQLELERVAGEAVGLDYAKAISELSQGQLQLQAAQQSFASTSQLTLFNFIG
- a CDS encoding rod-binding protein; translated protein: MTPLSNNPVDTQQMLSMDSRSLEGLKRGARAERGSEEFNAAIDKVAVQFESIFLQMALKSMRDATPEGGLFTDSSTKTYQGMYDQELVQKLSGKGLGLASEIARQLKAGAGVGGEQTIFPPGQVKKDFPSTFPKTDR
- a CDS encoding flagellar basal body L-ring protein FlgH, which produces MKRLILIGLTAAFSITLGACSTFAPKVDMPAQTTVPQPVQQPAQVAMAAPTGSLYSPATYRPLFEDQRARFLGDTLTIQIIEQINAAQTNSMSASRSDSASIDVPLIQGFFGSRDLRAINGSASSDKDFSGEGSSRAANTLTGSITVSVASVLPNGNLQVVGEKQIGTNREVEYLKFSGVVNPITILPGNVVPSTKVADARIEYRGKGALDSATAMGWLSRFFLTVLPF
- the flgK gene encoding flagellar hook-associated protein FlgK, whose amino-acid sequence is MSNSVYGIALSGLNAARAGLSTTSHNIANSNTVGFNRQQVIQQSRPSTGSDIGFIGQGVDIASVQRVYSDFINSQEQKATSDAAFYNAKAQQIARVDAMIADDASGLSSALSIFFGAAQTLSTNPADLAARQNYLSSAETLSSRFNGLNTVMDELRSATNLKVRDTVEQLNNATSQIAALNNQIVTAQNQTSNGGPPNDLMDRRDKLILELSEQVQTTRVDMADGSTNLFLANGQSLVIGTTQFKVQTQVDPQDPQNLLVGMTTNVNGQDRLLAFDSSSLGNGALAGFLSFREDELTEYQNTIGLLAARIGQTVNDIQTAGVDLDNNPASALFSFGSSGSFVDDISRVVPNVNNSTVNPTQVTLRGLDLSKLGPAEYEVQIVGSQPRYREVGSDGPFVPANLVTDPGGDYYEIRDPAGAPLLSFQLNNATPQEGDRFVLMPVREAALNMRTALDRPSEVAASSAVNPSIGNNENILAVAALQNSRTLFQSNNSAGVSISDGFNQLVSRVGNKTREFNLAAESRETVLNQVADSRDALQGVNMDEEAANLIKFQQAYQASGRVISLSKELFDQILSMF
- a CDS encoding flagellar hook assembly protein FlgD, which encodes MTIDVTSALGNNSGTTAAKKKADENSPEAIQERFMSLLVAQLKNQDPLAPMDNAQVTSQMAQLNTVTGINTLNATMEGVAASINANQTVQATSMLGRAVLTEGNDLKLVDGKAVGSMELNQSADILRVNVLDAGANVVRTIELGPQSKGTHEFEWDGKSNDGSTLPAGNYKFEIEAKAAGKDASVTPLTLSVVQGVRNAGAEGTKLLTSNGSEITFADIKQVF
- a CDS encoding flagellar basal body P-ring protein FlgI, yielding MKRISFPELKDRIIKAAVLALTAAAVMAFGTQADAQTRIRDLVTVSGVRANPVYGYGIVIGLDGTGDQTTQTPFTSQSIVSMLQQSGITLPPGANLQLKNVASVMVTANLPAFAQPGQAIDVTVSSIGNAKSLRGGMLLMTPLKGADGQVYALAQGQLIVGGAGASAGGSKTVINHLSAGRIPAGALVEREVASPFLLGETLQLELTSTDFSNAIRVAEAINNNMGPNVAQALDGRTIKVRAPSNPNDRVAFLSRVQELSINKAMGSAKVIVNARTGSVVMNQAVMLESCAVAHGNLTVKITSTPVISQPAPFGQGETVVTEVADIQISEAGGELIEIKGAAQLSDVVKALNALGATPSDLISILQAMQTAGSLKAELEVI